The DNA region ACCGGGTGTCCATGGCCGTGTCCGAGGGACGCTGGGGGAGGACCTTCTCGATGTAGTCGGCCGCCGCGTCGAAGATGTCCACCTCGTGTCCGGCACGTTCGGAGAGGGCCCAGCGGTGCTCCATCACCTCGTGGAAGTACTCGGCGGGTGCGAGCTCGCGGCGCACACCGGTGGGCAGGAGGTCGACGATCGGTGAGTAGATCGTGGTCAGCCAGTGACGGGCGACCTGGGCGGGCGGCTGGTCGCCGAGGTCGTTCGCCGCGGTGAACGCGGCCAGGTCGTTGAGCAGCTTGCGGGCCTGCGCGTCCTCGACCAGCAGGCCGGTCAGGTCGCGCAGCTCGCGGCGGTGGTGGCCGGCCTCGACCACCTTCGGCTGGATCCGGACGCGGTCGGCGTCGGTGTGGATGTCGAGCTCGTCCACGTCGAAACCGAGGTCGTTGAGCCGCGCGATCCGCTGCTCGACCCGGTACCACTCGTCGGTGCTGAACTCCTCCGCCTCGGTGAGCTCGTCCCAGAGCGCGTGGTAGCGCTCGACGAGCAGGTCGACGACCGCGAAGCCGTCGATGTCGATCTCGGTGGCGCCGCTGGCGCGCAGGTCCATCAGCTCGGCGAAGATGTTCTCCCGGGCCAGGGTGAGGTCGTGCTCGCGGCGGGTGTCGGAGAGACGCTCGTGCAGCTCGCCGGTCTCGGCGTCGACCAGGAAGGCCGCGAACCCCCCGGCGCTCCGGCGGAACAGCACGTTGGAGAGGGAGACGTCCCCCCAGTAGAAGCCGCTCAGGTGCAGCCGGACCAGCAGCACCACGAGCGCGTCGACGAGGGCGGCCACCTGGTCGCCGCGCAGCCCGTTGGCGAAGACCGTGCGGTAGGACAGCGAGTAGTGCAGGTGCTCGGTGAGGAGTGCCGCGGGCAGCGGGTCCTCGTCGACGTCGGTGCGGCCGGTCACCACGCCCCGGGGAGTGACCGCCGGCAGGTCGGCGCGCTGCAGGTCCCGCAGCAGGTGGTACTCGCGCAGGGCGATCGCCTCCTCGGTCTCCTTGACGGCGAGGAACTGCTTGTTGACCTGGATGACCCGGACCACGTGCCGGGAGAGGCCCAGCGGCAGGGAGATCACGTACCAGTCGTCCCACTCGGCGAGCGCGCGGGACCACGGCATGGCGAGCAGCGCGGGATCGGTGCGCGCGCTGACGACGTGGAGCGCCATGGGGGCAACCTACGCCCTGCGCGCCCGGTGGTCGCCGCATCGCGGTCCGAGCGGCCCACGCCGGACGGCGTCGTGGACAACGCTTGGCTCTCGGGGTAGGACTGGGGAACGAGCCCGATCCCTCGGAAGGGGTGAACTGGTCAATGACGTCCAGTGCAGGCAAGGAACCAGGTCGTCCGAGACGGCGACCGGTGCGCGCGGCGTCGCGCAGGGGGACGCGGGCCGTTGCGCTCGCCGCCATCGCGGTGATGGCGACCGGGGCTCTGAGCGCCTGCGGATCGGACGCGCCGGTCTTGAACTGGTACGTCAACCCGGACGGCGTCGACACCTTCAAGAAGTACGCCGAGCAGTGCAGCACCGACGACTACGACATCGCCGTCCAGGAGCTGCCCAGCTCGGCCACGGACCAGCGCACGCAGCTGGCTCGCCGGCTCGCGGCCGAGGACTCCTCCACCGACCTGATGAACCTCGACCCGGTCTTCGTCGCGGAGTTCGCCAACGCGGGATGGCTCCAGGAGATCGAGGGGGACACCGCCGACGAGGTCAACGCCAGCCTCGAGGGCGACGGTGACTACCTGGCCGGCGCAGCGGAGACGGTGACCTGGGAGGACAAGGTCTACGCGATCCCGCTGTGGGCCAATACCCAGGTGCTCTGGTACCGCAAGTCCCTGGCCGAGGCCGCCGGTCTGGACATGTCCCAGCCGGTCACCTGGGACCAGGTGATCCAGGCCGCGGCGGACAACGACGGCACCGTCGGCGTCCAGGCGAACAAGTACGAGGCCTACGTGGTGTGGATCAACGCGATGATCCAGGGTGCCGGTGGTGACATCGTCTCCGACACCGAGGCCGGCAAGGACGCGTCGGTGGACATCGACTCCGACGCCGGTCGCAAGGCGGCCGAGATCATCGAGAAGCTCGCCGACTCCGACGCGGCCCAGCCCGACCTGACCGTCTCCAACGAAGGCACCAGCCTCGGCCAGATGTACCCCACCTCCGGTGCCGGTGAGTTCATGGTCAACTGGACCTTCGTCTACAAGAACTACGAGGGCGGGATCGGACAGCCCGGTGGGCCGGCCGACGAAGCGGCCTTCAAGGACCTCGGGTGGGCGCGCTACCCGCAGACCGTGGAGGGGGAGGAGTCGATGCCCCCGGTCGGCGGCATCGACATCGGCATCGGCGCCTACACCGACAACCCGGACTGGGCGGCCGAGGCGGCCGAGTGCATCACCTCCAAGGAGGCCCAGGTCGAGCTCGCGCTCACCGACGGGCTGATGCCCTCGACCAACTCGGCCTACGACGAGGTCGCGGCCAGCGGGGACTATCCCGAGGACCTGCTCGACCTGTACCGCACCAGCGTCGACGAGGGCGGGCCCCGGCCGAAGAGCGCGTTCTACGCGATGATCTCCAGCGCCGTCCAGGCGCGATGGCACTCGCCGACCTCCGTCGACCCGGACAGCACGCCGGAGGAGTCCGCGGACTATCTCAAGGACGTGCTCGAAGGGAAGGCACTGCTGTGAGCGCCGTGACGGCCCCGACGCAGGGCAAGCGCCAGGCCGGCAAGAAGCCGGTGGCCAGCGACCGGGCGAAGGCCGAGACCCGGTTGGGTCAGCGGCTGGTCGCGCCGGCGATCATCCTGATGCTGCTGGTGACCGCGTTCCCGATGCTGCGCGCGATCTACCTCTCCACCTTCGACTACGCGCTGACCGCCCCGGAGGACCGCGAGTTCCTCGGCCTCAGCAATTACCTGACGGCGCTGACCGATCCGCTGTTCTGGCAGACCACCGGGATGACGGTGCTCTACATGGTGGTCACCGTCGCGGTGGAGCTGGTGATCGGCTTCATCTTCGCGATGGTGATGCACCGGGTGATCTTCGCGCGCGGCCTCATCCGCACCTCGATCCTGATCCCCTACGGCATCATCACCGTGGTCTCCGGGTTCACCTGGCAGTTCGCGTTCTCGTTCCAGAACGGCTTCATCAACGGCTGGCTGCCGTTCGTGGGCGACGACTTCAACTGGTTCGGCGAGACCACGCCCGCGGTGATCGCGATCATGGTCTCCGAGATCTGGAAGACGACGCCGTTCATGTCCCTGCTCCTGCTCGCCGGACTGGCGCAGGTGTCGGAGGACATGGTGGAGGCGGCCAAGGTCGACGGGGCGACCTGGTGGCAGCGGCTGACCAAGGTGATCCTGCCGAACATGCGCGCCGCGATCATGGTCGCGGTCCTGTTCCGGGCCCTGGACGCCTACCGGATCTTCGACAACATCTTCGTGATGACCGCGGGAGCGCAGAAGACCGAGTCGATCAGCTTCCTCACCTACCGCCAGACGATCGAGCAGTTCCAGCTCGGGATGGGCTCGGCCCTCTCGGTGCTGCTGTTCCTCTCGGTGCTGCTGGTGGCCTACCTGATCGTCAAGCTCTTCCGCGTCGACCTGGCCCAGGCAAGGCAGGAGTCCTGACATGCGCAACAAGATCGGCATCGTCGTCGGCTGCGTCCTGATCATGATCTGGTGCCTGCTGCCGGTGGCATGGATCATCTCGCTGTCCTTCAAGTCCGAGGAGTCCATCACCAACGGCAGCCCGGGCTTCCTGCCGGCCGAGGGCGGCTTCGCCGGCTGGGACAACTACCAGGCGGTCTGGGACAACGAACAGTTCCGGAGGGCGATCTTCAACTCGATCGGGATCAGCCTGATCGCCACCGTGCTCTCGGTCATCGTGGCGACGCTGGCGGCGTACGCGATCGCCCGGCTGGAGTTCACCGGCAAGAAGGCGGTGCTCTCGCTCTCGCTGGCGATCGCGATGTTCCCGGTGGTCTCGCTGGTCGGTCCGCTGTTCGACATGTGGCGCGCGATCGGGCTCTACGACACCTGGCCCGGCCTGATCATCCCGTACATGTCCTTCACCCTGCCGCTGGCGATCTGGACCCTCTCGGCGTTCTTCCGCGAGATCCCGTGGGAGATGGAGCAGGCGGCGCAGGTGGACGGCGCCACCTCGTGGCAGGCGTTCCGCAAGGTGATCGTGCCGCTGGCGGCGCCCGGCGTGTTCACCGCGGCGATCCTGACCTTCTTCTTCGCCTGGAACGACTTCGTCTTCGGGATCTCGCTGACCTCCACCGAGAACGCCCGCCCGATCCCGGCATCGCTGTCCTTCTTCGTCGGGGCCGACCCCTTCAACCGACCGGCCTCGCTCCTGGCCGCCGGAGCCGTCATCGCGACGATCCCGATCATCGTCATCGTGCTGATCTTCCAGCGCAAGATCGTCGCCGGCCTGACCTCCGGCGCCGTGAAGGGATGAGGACCGTGCACCCCGACACCGACCAGCACCCCACCACACCCGAAGCGAGGCAATGATGGCCGCTATCACGATGCGCAACATCGTCAAGCAGTACGGCGACGGCTTCCCGGCCGTGAACGACGTCTCGATCGACGTGGCCGACGGCGAGTTCATGATCCTCGTCGGGCCCTCGGGCTGCGGCAAGTCGACCCTGCTCCGGATGATCGTGGGACTGGAGGACATCACCTCCGGCGACATGCTGATCGGCGAGCGCCGGGTCAACGACCTGCCTCC from Nocardioides sambongensis includes:
- a CDS encoding carbohydrate ABC transporter permease encodes the protein MRNKIGIVVGCVLIMIWCLLPVAWIISLSFKSEESITNGSPGFLPAEGGFAGWDNYQAVWDNEQFRRAIFNSIGISLIATVLSVIVATLAAYAIARLEFTGKKAVLSLSLAIAMFPVVSLVGPLFDMWRAIGLYDTWPGLIIPYMSFTLPLAIWTLSAFFREIPWEMEQAAQVDGATSWQAFRKVIVPLAAPGVFTAAILTFFFAWNDFVFGISLTSTENARPIPASLSFFVGADPFNRPASLLAAGAVIATIPIIVIVLIFQRKIVAGLTSGAVKG
- a CDS encoding extracellular solute-binding protein — translated: MATGALSACGSDAPVLNWYVNPDGVDTFKKYAEQCSTDDYDIAVQELPSSATDQRTQLARRLAAEDSSTDLMNLDPVFVAEFANAGWLQEIEGDTADEVNASLEGDGDYLAGAAETVTWEDKVYAIPLWANTQVLWYRKSLAEAAGLDMSQPVTWDQVIQAAADNDGTVGVQANKYEAYVVWINAMIQGAGGDIVSDTEAGKDASVDIDSDAGRKAAEIIEKLADSDAAQPDLTVSNEGTSLGQMYPTSGAGEFMVNWTFVYKNYEGGIGQPGGPADEAAFKDLGWARYPQTVEGEESMPPVGGIDIGIGAYTDNPDWAAEAAECITSKEAQVELALTDGLMPSTNSAYDEVAASGDYPEDLLDLYRTSVDEGGPRPKSAFYAMISSAVQARWHSPTSVDPDSTPEESADYLKDVLEGKALL
- a CDS encoding DUF4032 domain-containing protein, encoding MALHVVSARTDPALLAMPWSRALAEWDDWYVISLPLGLSRHVVRVIQVNKQFLAVKETEEAIALREYHLLRDLQRADLPAVTPRGVVTGRTDVDEDPLPAALLTEHLHYSLSYRTVFANGLRGDQVAALVDALVVLLVRLHLSGFYWGDVSLSNVLFRRSAGGFAAFLVDAETGELHERLSDTRREHDLTLARENIFAELMDLRASGATEIDIDGFAVVDLLVERYHALWDELTEAEEFSTDEWYRVEQRIARLNDLGFDVDELDIHTDADRVRIQPKVVEAGHHRRELRDLTGLLVEDAQARKLLNDLAAFTAANDLGDQPPAQVARHWLTTIYSPIVDLLPTGVRRELAPAEYFHEVMEHRWALSERAGHEVDIFDAAADYIEKVLPQRPSDTAMDTRSASGSETRRAD
- a CDS encoding carbohydrate ABC transporter permease encodes the protein MSAVTAPTQGKRQAGKKPVASDRAKAETRLGQRLVAPAIILMLLVTAFPMLRAIYLSTFDYALTAPEDREFLGLSNYLTALTDPLFWQTTGMTVLYMVVTVAVELVIGFIFAMVMHRVIFARGLIRTSILIPYGIITVVSGFTWQFAFSFQNGFINGWLPFVGDDFNWFGETTPAVIAIMVSEIWKTTPFMSLLLLAGLAQVSEDMVEAAKVDGATWWQRLTKVILPNMRAAIMVAVLFRALDAYRIFDNIFVMTAGAQKTESISFLTYRQTIEQFQLGMGSALSVLLFLSVLLVAYLIVKLFRVDLAQARQES